The genomic region AATGGTGAGAAGGTGGTAGGGAAAAAGTTGCCAATAGGAGAAACGGTTGGTAACCATATATCAGAAGGAATGGAAAAAGAATAGCTGAATTTTGAATTATGCCTATCTACCCATGTTTTCTTTTGTCCTTTAATCTCAAAAACAATCCCTCTGCTTTTACATGAAAAACAACAGCATATGATATCATAACTTTTGCAATTATTTAGTCCCCCATATACCAAACCCCACATTTATGATTAAAATTCCAATCCCCAGCACAGAGAACAGAAACCCaataaatatttagaatatatatttcaaaataatatgtttttttccATATCCCAAGAAACACTCTTTTTTCTCTCCATTGCCGTTGACTGATTCCCCTCTTTCTTTCTACAATCATGTagttttcacctttttttttttcttttggttattTAGAACAACCCAATCAAACCATTACAAGCAGTTGGAACCaatgttatattataaaatgatttcttgttTAGCTATTTAAGAGACCCTAAACCCCAACAAACATGGGTGAGCTTAACTCTATGGCTTACACTAGTAGCAGCCTCCATAGCCCTTCCCTAGGTTGGGATCTTCAAAACCTTGGAGTTCTCAACGCAGACATGTCTTTAGGTACACACTCTCTTCTTGCTTTATTGTCTTCCAGTCTTTCTTTCACtgtttgtttttcctttatgtttttagtttaaAGGGAGTTTAACCCCATTTATGTTTCTCTGCATGTGAATGGAATGCAGTCATGGATGGAAGTGGAACTGCCCCATTCTTTCCACATCTAGACTCTGATTTCTCTTCTGGGTATCTGGAAGATGCATTGCTTGAATTCACTGAACCATCCAAACGAAGACGCCTCTTGTTGTACAATGATCATAATCAATTCAATGGTTTAAATGATCTTGCCATggtatttttccttttttctttttttttctggttttcttttgtttttgttttaccAAATTAACAATGTGATCTGAACATGGCTAGTTCCACTGTTATCATGCAGCAGGGATATTGGAATTATAGCTGCAACTGGGGCCTATCTGAGAATTTCAGCTGCATGAGCCAGTTAACAAGCATTAATGGAGTTTCAGGTAATGATTTACtattcatttttctcttttactaGCCACCACGTACTTTCTCCCATCCCATGCATATATCAAATCGTATACAATGTTGAAATGATGCTTAGTATGGATTTTTTCCCCTTATACTTTAGATGAACCAATGAGCACATCGGTGAGCAGTGAGGAAGCAAACATTGTCACGGAGATAAAAACACCAGAAGAGGCAATACCACGCAGCCCTGAAGAAGCTTTtgattcatcatcttcttcttacAAAGTATCAACAGCCAAGAGCAAGTCATTTTTCAACAAAGACACCCAAATTTCTTCTGGTAAATACGAAGGGAATTGTTACAATGCTTCTGTTGATGTTATTATAGCTTAATGATTTAACATTGATTTATGGTTTTATTGGTGGGTTTTATAGGAAGTGAGGATAAGATGAAGAAAAGGGTGATAACAAGGGTTGTTTATCCATTTGCATTGGTTAAGCCCGGAGGGATAGAAGGGGATATGACACTAAACGACATTAACGAAAGGATTCTAATGCCACCGACAAGGCCGGTAAGGCACCCAGTGGGGGATTTCGCTTGTAGGCCATGCGTATCTGCGGATGGTCCTGGGCTTTCTGGAAAAGCTGTGGTGGCCCTCACCAAAATACACACTCAAGGGAGAGGCACCATCACTATTATCCGAACCAAAGGTTAAGGAAAGTCAATTTCAAAAACTGGTTTCtgcttgctttttcttttttcttttacttcttCACCATAGTTCACgcttttgtttgaaattgtataGGAGGAGAGGGAGGAGGTGTATGAATCATGCATCGATGTAAAATATCAtccacttttttttctttttacacaCATTATAGCTACCGTTAATTGTTGGGTTTTCATGCTTAAATTTAGATTTCTACCTTTACGAGGGAAAAGAAGTTAAATTATGCTCTTACTCTCTTTAGTACGCATAAGTCGGTATTTgtagtccttttaatttttaaaattttagtctttggtagttatatttattagattaaattatactattattttcttactatgtgtgaatttaaactatattttaaaattttaatattgatttaaactgtaattgttaaatatattaattaaagtaaCGCAagttttgtgaaaaaataagCTAACATGATATtagatatattataatattttagctATGCAcgattttgaaaatagtaaaatttaacttaatgtaTGTActcatcaaaaaaatttaggttaaagttgaaatttcaaaatttgaaaatccaaaatctaaaatagttaaattaaagtataaatattaaatgggTAACTTATAGTTACATAAACTAGTAGAATTTGACAGACTTAGAATCAAATGGAACGTCAAGAAGAagcaagaagaaagaaaagatagggtaaaaagaggaaaagaaggaaaaagataCAAGCAAAGGAAAAGGTAGCGGAATTATTGTTTTCCAATTTTTGATTGACAAAGACAGCAACCAAAGGGAAGCAAAGCCAATTCTAGCTTTCCCTTTGATGTTTGAACCATCATGAACCTTGACCGTGTGTGAAGCCGTTGGTGCTTTGCCATATTCAGGTTTAGTAAACTTGAAAACCATCCACTATGCCAACCAAATTCACCTGAGCATTGTTTGAAACATAAGATCACTGCATTTGGCTACGTATTTGCCACCACTCATTGTTGATTTAGCTCCATTTTTGTCCTTGCCTTATTAATGAAACAGAAAATCACACAGTcccttttttaactttttctccAATTCCATGGCTAATAAACAATAAGCACTAGTGGATTTTCCAGGGATAAAAGGAAAATGGGTatcttataaattataaaattcatgaaatgcTCCAATCATTAGTCTAACATGCCATTTAAAATCTTCATGTCTCTTAGCTACTCAACATTGATATTTGTCTTCTTCCCCTTAGGTCAATACCCACCCATTTGCAACCTGCAGACAAGAATATTAAACGAATTGGGACCCCAAAAGTAAACCTAATATGTTCCCACCATCTCTTCCTTCTCACCTGCACCCTAAATCAACACCACTCATACCCTTTGACTTCTCTATGTGATGGAATTATCAGCAAATCCATCGGTTCTGATGTGAGGCAGTGGGAAGTCCTTAATTTCTCACAGCTgtaaggcaaaaaaaaaaaaaagtcgcAGCACCTACGTGgttggaaaaagaaaaccattGAAATGAtggagatttagggttttgtctctttaaaacactaaaaattatatgtttaggTGAAGAAGATATTGACCTTTTTAGGTTATGTATACCTATCCTCGTTGCAATATCATATTAGATAGACCCCATTCAGAtgttttttcataattatttgaattttaaacaaaaaacaaaataaaatactaatattcACTTTtccataaaatatataaatagcaTCATATAGTTGTGATATGCAAATTTATATACCAACATATTAATAGGAGTAGGATGTTCACCTCAAGCAggttgttttaattaaatttggatttttttctacttaatgataaaatgtttaaagaaataaaattgatttttagtgggtaaatttaaaaaagaaaaagaaaaacaaagccTTGTATATGATATTGGAGATGGAAGAAATAGTGTGAATCAAAAACATAGATTTAGGAGagaaaagtttaatttttaaaacttaaaataataattgaataaaacttAACAGATCCCTATGGCTATAAGCAAGATTTATGTTTGCGTTACACCTTtcggaaaagaaaagaaaatcttagGTAGACGTGAGAATATATCTTGCTTTTCTgccttttatctttttttaccAATCCCAAATTGGCGTGATTTTTTATATTGCAATTCCaaatcttttctatttaaatcTTGCAAACACACTCGTTTGTACGGATATTAAAACGTGTAATGACGTTGCAAGACAGTCTCCTCAGTAATCTTATTTTGATATAAGTACAAGAGGGTacttaatatataaacatatataaatctTATTTAACATTTCTTCTCTACATACGGTAGAAGTTAATATATGTAAACtacttttaataaattactacaagatgataattatttgttttcttccttttcatttctctttacttttcttGTCTTGATAAACTTTTGGCAAGtacatatgattttttttgtaaaattttatgatacaaattaatttaaaacataccaaaattaaataaattaatggtgttatgtattaaataatagagtaaaagaataagaaatatGAGAGCAAAAGAggattacatatttttattgattaataaaGGATATTTACAA from Gossypium raimondii isolate GPD5lz chromosome 1, ASM2569854v1, whole genome shotgun sequence harbors:
- the LOC105785603 gene encoding uncharacterized protein LOC105785603 isoform X2; its protein translation is MGELNSMAYTSSSLHSPSLGWDLQNLGVLNADMSLVMDGSGTAPFFPHLDSDFSSGYLEDALLEFTEPSKRRRLLLYNDHNQFNGLNDLAMGYWNYSCNWGLSENFSCMSQLTSINGVSDEPMSTSVSSEEANIVTEIKTPEEAIPRSPEEAFDSSSSSYKVSTAKSKSFFNKDTQISSGSEDKMKKRVITRVVYPFALVKPGGIEGDMTLNDINERILMPPTRPVRHPVGDFACRPCVSADGPGLSGKAVVALTKIHTQGRGTITIIRTKG
- the LOC105785603 gene encoding uncharacterized protein LOC105785603 isoform X1 — encoded protein: MGELNSMAYTSSSLHSPSLGWDLQNLGVLNADMSLVMDGSGTAPFFPHLDSDFSSGYLEDALLEFTEPSKRRRLLLYNDHNQFNGLNDLAMQGYWNYSCNWGLSENFSCMSQLTSINGVSDEPMSTSVSSEEANIVTEIKTPEEAIPRSPEEAFDSSSSSYKVSTAKSKSFFNKDTQISSGSEDKMKKRVITRVVYPFALVKPGGIEGDMTLNDINERILMPPTRPVRHPVGDFACRPCVSADGPGLSGKAVVALTKIHTQGRGTITIIRTKG